TCGCCGCACGTGCTCCAGCGGCAAATCCTCCGCTTCAATCTTCTGCACAACGCCCATCTTGAACGCCTCGCTATACCGAATACCATGATTTTGCCCTGCTCGTTTTGCCATATGAGTGACAACCTATTTCAGGACCGGACCCTGCGGATTCTGCGGAGTTCCATTGATGTAACTCCGGAGGTCGCAAGCCCAATTGCATCTTGCTCCGCGTCGTCGTCTCCGCGTAGTTTTTGCGCCGAATGAAAGGCATTATCCTGGCTGGTGGCGCAGGCTCCCGGCTGTTTCCACTCACACTGGTTGCGAGCAAGCAACTGCAACCCGTGTACGATAAACCGATGGTTTATTATCCGCTGACGACGCTCATCGAAGGCGGCATCCGCGAATTTTGCTTGATTTCGACCCCCCATGACCTGCCGCGTTTTCGGCAGTTGCTTGGGGACGGAAGCGCGTGGGGATTATCGATTGATTATCGCGAACAGTCGAAGCCGGAGGGTATTGCGCAGGCGTTCCTGATCGCCGAATCTTTCATTGGCAATGACGCGGTGACTTTGATCCTCGGCGACAACGTGTTTTACGGCGGAGACAGTTTTCAACGGGCATTCAGCGAGTTCAAGCAGGGCGCGACGATTTTTGGATATCATGTCAACGATCCCGAGCGCTATGGCGTTGTGGAGTTTGATGCGAGCGGGCGCGCAATTTCGATTGAGGAAAAGCCTCAGCAACCGAAAAGCAACTACGCCGTGCCAGGACTTTATATCTTCGACAACGAAGTCGTGGCGGTTACGAAGGCACTGAAGCCCTCCGCGCGCGGCGAATTGGAAATCACTGACGTGAATGTCGAATACATGAAGCGGGGAAAACTCCGCGTGTGCCGCCTCAATCGCGGCTTCGCCTGGCTGGATGCCGGCACCAGCAGCAGCCTCCATGAGGCGTCAGCCT
This genomic stretch from Verrucomicrobiia bacterium harbors:
- the rfbA gene encoding glucose-1-phosphate thymidylyltransferase RfbA; protein product: MKGIILAGGAGSRLFPLTLVASKQLQPVYDKPMVYYPLTTLIEGGIREFCLISTPHDLPRFRQLLGDGSAWGLSIDYREQSKPEGIAQAFLIAESFIGNDAVTLILGDNVFYGGDSFQRAFSEFKQGATIFGYHVNDPERYGVVEFDASGRAISIEEKPQQPKSNYAVPGLYIFDNEVVAVTKALKPSARGELEITDVNVEYMKRGKLRVCRLNRGFAWLDAGTSSSLHEASAYVQTIEKRQGVKIGCPEEAAYRQGFLSLAKLQALTGKLPNCEYRHYLENVISEATRLAANS